The Malus domestica chromosome 13, GDT2T_hap1 genome includes a window with the following:
- the LOC139190871 gene encoding uncharacterized protein, which translates to MKEPVTSKDIQSLTGKTVALTRFIYKATDRCAPFFKALKGSKKYITWTDECAETLKNLKDYMNKASLLSKPEVGYTLIIYLSVSASAVSSVLIQKDGNVERPVYYASKALQDAET; encoded by the coding sequence atgaaggaaccagtaacttcaaaagacatccagagcctcaCTGGCAAGACggtagccttaactaggttcatctatAAGGCCACAGatagatgtgctcctttcttcaaagcactcaagggaagtaagaagtacattacatggactgatgaatgtgccgagacATTAAAAAACCTTAAGGACTACATGAATAAAGCctctctgctctccaaacctgaggttggttacactctcattatctatctatcggtatcggcttcagcagtaagttccgttctcattcaaaaggatggtaatgttgaACGACCTGTCtattacgctagcaaggccttacaagatgcggagacatga